AACGGAAGTCGGAGCGCGAGCTCGTCGTCACGCGAACCTTCAACGGCCCGGCGCATATCGTGTTCGAGGCATGGACCAGGCCCGATCTGTTCAAACGGTGGTGGGTCCCGAAGTCGTCTGGATTGACCCTGCTTTCCTGCGAGATGGATGTTCGTACCGGGGGCACATACCGGTTGGTATTCGACCACGCATCCCTAGAGCAGCCCATGGCGTTCTTCGGCCGGTACATCGAAGTGACACCGCCCTCCCGCCTCGTCTGGACGAATGACGAA
Above is a window of Terrihabitans soli DNA encoding:
- a CDS encoding SRPBCC family protein; its protein translation is MKNLTTAERKSERELVVTRTFNGPAHIVFEAWTRPDLFKRWWVPKSSGLTLLSCEMDVRTGGTYRLVFDHASLEQPMAFFGRYIEVTPPSRLVWTNDEGGENGVVTTVTFEERGSETFVVLHDLYPSKDALDKAIASESTGGFTEQFEQLDELLVTMGG